A single region of the Pseudomonas mandelii genome encodes:
- a CDS encoding YajG family lipoprotein, protein MLQRLLFGLITVTSLTLVGCAHSPQQLNPEPKLTAQLAPVGRGQPVVVRVVDGRPSPTLGTRGGLYPETSAITVQGAQILPKLQAQAEAAVRLLGFTPTSNALNAPQLTVTLAELKYQSPKEGMYVTEATIGATFRSDVQNANRRYSGRYGASLDQRFGMAPNQETNTKLVSDVLSDALTRLFKDPTIGQILGE, encoded by the coding sequence ATGTTGCAACGCCTGTTGTTCGGTTTGATCACTGTGACCAGTTTGACCCTCGTCGGCTGCGCCCACAGCCCGCAACAACTGAACCCTGAACCCAAGCTGACAGCTCAGCTGGCGCCGGTCGGCCGCGGTCAGCCGGTGGTGGTGCGTGTGGTGGATGGTCGTCCGTCGCCAACCCTGGGCACCCGTGGTGGCTTGTACCCCGAGACCAGCGCGATCACCGTGCAGGGCGCGCAGATCCTGCCGAAGTTGCAGGCACAGGCCGAGGCGGCCGTGCGGTTGCTGGGCTTCACCCCGACCTCGAATGCGCTGAATGCCCCGCAATTGACCGTTACCCTGGCCGAGTTGAAGTATCAGTCGCCTAAAGAAGGCATGTACGTGACTGAAGCGACCATCGGCGCAACTTTCCGCTCGGATGTGCAGAACGCCAACCGTCGCTACAGCGGCCGTTACGGCGCATCCCTGGACCAGCGTTTCGGTATGGCGCCGAATCAGGAAACCAACACCAAGCTGGTCAGCGACGTGTTGAGCGATGCGTTGACGCGTCTGTTCAAGGACCCGACGATTGGTCAGATTCTCGGCGAGTAA
- a CDS encoding CPXCG motif-containing cysteine-rich protein has translation MLEPALYECPYCGEEVETTVDLSGGDQTYIEDCQVCCRPITFVLQVDGEEWHLEVFSENE, from the coding sequence ATGCTGGAACCTGCGTTGTACGAATGTCCGTATTGTGGTGAAGAGGTCGAGACGACGGTGGACCTGTCCGGTGGCGATCAGACCTATATCGAGGACTGTCAGGTGTGCTGTCGGCCGATAACGTTTGTGTTGCAGGTAGACGGAGAGGAATGGCATCTCGAAGTGTTCAGCGAAAACGAGTAA
- the upp gene encoding uracil phosphoribosyltransferase produces MPILEIRHPLIRHKLGLMRRADISTKNFRELAQEVGALLTYEATKDLPLETYDIEGWCGTVSVEKIAGKKITVVPILRAGIGMLEGVLSLIPGAKVSAVGVARNEQTLQAHTYLEKLVPEINERLAMIIDPMLATGSSMVATIDLLKKAGCRDIRAMVLVAAPEGIAAVGKAHPDVMIYTASIDEKLNEHGYIIPGLGDAGDKIFGTKQKDA; encoded by the coding sequence ATGCCCATCCTCGAGATCCGCCATCCGCTGATCCGTCATAAACTCGGCCTCATGCGCCGCGCCGACATTAGCACGAAGAATTTCCGTGAGCTCGCTCAGGAAGTCGGTGCCCTGCTGACCTATGAAGCCACCAAAGACCTGCCGCTGGAAACCTACGACATCGAAGGTTGGTGCGGCACCGTGTCGGTGGAGAAAATCGCCGGCAAGAAAATCACCGTAGTGCCAATCCTGCGCGCCGGCATCGGCATGCTCGAAGGCGTGCTGAGCCTGATCCCGGGTGCCAAGGTCAGCGCCGTCGGCGTGGCCCGCAACGAACAAACCCTGCAGGCCCACACCTACCTGGAAAAACTGGTTCCGGAAATCAACGAGCGCCTGGCAATGATCATCGACCCGATGCTCGCCACCGGCAGCTCCATGGTCGCCACCATCGACCTGCTGAAAAAGGCCGGTTGCCGCGACATCCGCGCCATGGTGCTGGTTGCCGCGCCGGAAGGCATCGCCGCTGTAGGCAAAGCGCACCCGGACGTGATGATCTACACCGCCTCCATTGATGAAAAACTCAACGAACACGGTTACATCATCCCAGGCTTGGGCGATGCCGGTGACAAGATCTTCGGTACCAAGCAGAAGGACGCTTGA
- a CDS encoding putative signal transducing protein, whose product MQRIYEPENLMEGELLQGMLASEGIEAHLVGRDLIGGTGELPIYGLLGLSVDNDQAEYARELITAYNAALPLPGDEPDSFPGTLVC is encoded by the coding sequence ATGCAGCGAATCTACGAGCCGGAAAACCTGATGGAAGGTGAGTTGCTGCAAGGCATGCTGGCCAGCGAGGGCATTGAGGCGCATCTGGTGGGCCGCGATTTGATCGGCGGGACCGGTGAACTGCCGATCTACGGCCTGCTGGGTTTGTCGGTGGACAACGACCAGGCCGAATACGCCCGCGAGCTGATCACCGCGTACAATGCCGCGCTGCCACTGCCCGGTGATGAACCGGACAGCTTTCCCGGCACGCTGGTCTGTTAG
- a CDS encoding M48 family metallopeptidase, whose amino-acid sequence MNKTLVVCALSAGLLLAGCQSVNTTSGGAVGVERKQYMFSMLSTDEVNQMYAQSYQKTVGEASTKGVLDKTSNDAKRVQLIADRLIAQAPVFRPDSAQWKWEVNLIKSDELNANCGPGGKIFFYTGLIDKLQLTDDEIAAIMGHEIAHALREHGREAMSKAYGVEMAKQGAGALLGLGQDSLALADTVAKYGMTLPNSRGNENEADLIGLELAARAGYNPNAAITLWNKMSKASEGAPPEFLSTHPASSSRIASLQAAIPKVMPLYEKAPKS is encoded by the coding sequence ATGAACAAGACATTGGTTGTGTGTGCGCTGAGCGCAGGTTTGTTGCTTGCCGGTTGTCAGTCGGTCAATACCACCAGCGGTGGGGCTGTTGGCGTAGAGCGTAAGCAGTACATGTTCAGCATGTTGTCCACCGACGAAGTCAACCAGATGTACGCGCAGTCTTATCAGAAGACTGTCGGAGAGGCGAGCACCAAGGGTGTGCTGGACAAGACCAGTAACGACGCCAAGCGCGTCCAGCTGATTGCCGATCGGCTGATTGCCCAGGCGCCGGTGTTTCGTCCAGATTCGGCCCAGTGGAAATGGGAAGTCAACCTGATCAAGAGCGACGAGCTCAATGCCAACTGCGGGCCTGGCGGCAAGATCTTTTTCTACACGGGGCTGATCGACAAACTGCAACTCACCGACGATGAAATCGCCGCGATCATGGGCCATGAAATCGCCCATGCCCTGCGCGAGCATGGTCGTGAAGCGATGTCCAAGGCATACGGCGTCGAAATGGCCAAGCAAGGCGCAGGTGCGTTGCTCGGTCTGGGTCAGGACAGCCTGGCCCTGGCGGACACCGTGGCGAAATACGGCATGACCTTGCCCAACAGCCGTGGCAATGAAAACGAGGCGGACCTGATCGGCCTCGAGCTGGCGGCCCGCGCCGGTTACAACCCGAATGCGGCGATCACGTTGTGGAACAAAATGAGCAAAGCCTCGGAAGGCGCCCCACCTGAGTTCTTGAGTACGCACCCGGCTTCGTCCAGCCGGATTGCTTCGTTGCAGGCGGCGATTCCGAAGGTGATGCCGTTGTACGAGAAAGCGCCGAAATCCTGA
- a CDS encoding WbuC family cupin fold metalloprotein, with amino-acid sequence MTVPSFLDQTLFAGLAEKAAASPRGRQHHNFHQMEEACHRMAVGLQPNTYIPPHRHLGDNKAETLLVLKGRLGLLIFDESGVVVTKQVLVAGGDCVGVDLPTGVFHGLVVLEADSLMFECKAGPYRPVGEGELAHWAPREGEPGVAEYQAWMRAQFD; translated from the coding sequence ATGACCGTGCCCAGCTTTCTTGATCAAACGTTGTTCGCCGGATTGGCCGAGAAAGCGGCCGCGAGTCCTCGCGGGCGTCAGCATCACAACTTCCATCAGATGGAAGAGGCTTGCCATCGCATGGCGGTGGGGTTACAGCCAAACACGTATATCCCGCCTCACCGACACTTGGGCGACAACAAGGCAGAAACATTGCTGGTCCTCAAAGGGCGGCTCGGTTTGCTGATCTTTGATGAGTCTGGCGTGGTCGTGACGAAGCAAGTCCTCGTCGCCGGTGGTGATTGTGTCGGCGTGGACCTGCCAACAGGCGTGTTCCATGGCCTGGTCGTGCTGGAAGCCGATAGCCTGATGTTCGAATGCAAGGCCGGGCCTTATCGGCCGGTCGGTGAGGGTGAGCTGGCGCACTGGGCGCCACGTGAAGGCGAGCCGGGTGTGGCCGAGTATCAGGCGTGGATGCGCGCACAGTTTGATTGA
- a CDS encoding 1-acyl-sn-glycerol-3-phosphate acyltransferase, which yields MMGEFDAIRPYNDSEVPAVLDRLLGDKAFLDILIHFRFPRFAGAFGWALKPLIAHRLRREFASVTSVATLQDKVEMYVDHTIERATDGVTYTGVEQFKSGSAYLFIANHRDIVMDPAFVNYAVYHAGLPTPRIAIGDNLLQKPFVSDLMRLNKSFIVHRSITGRREKMAAYQLLSAYINHSIRNDCASIWIAQAEGRAKDGDDRTESAILKMFHMSRKDEPFGEVIRSLNVSPVSISYEYDPCDQAKARELFIRATTGSYTKVPGEDDVSIAKGITGYKGRVHVNFAAPITELFDDTKQLAIEIDRQILGGYRLFPVHYLAYAQWKDADPQLQVPKAAEVFAADELAKAQEEWQRRLEACPEEHRPYLVLQYATPVRNQYRVKAGLPL from the coding sequence ATGATGGGCGAATTCGATGCCATCCGACCTTACAATGACAGCGAAGTCCCTGCGGTGCTGGACCGACTGCTCGGCGACAAGGCGTTTCTAGATATCCTCATCCATTTCCGCTTCCCGCGTTTTGCCGGTGCCTTTGGCTGGGCGCTCAAACCTCTTATAGCTCATCGGCTGCGCCGTGAGTTCGCCAGCGTCACCTCGGTGGCGACGTTGCAGGATAAAGTCGAGATGTATGTCGACCACACCATCGAACGAGCCACGGACGGTGTGACGTACACCGGCGTCGAGCAGTTCAAGTCCGGCAGCGCCTACCTGTTCATCGCCAACCACCGTGACATCGTGATGGACCCGGCCTTCGTCAACTACGCCGTGTACCACGCCGGCCTGCCGACACCGCGCATCGCGATCGGCGACAACTTGCTGCAAAAGCCCTTTGTCAGCGATTTGATGCGCCTGAACAAGAGCTTCATCGTGCACCGTTCGATCACCGGGCGTCGCGAGAAGATGGCGGCGTATCAGCTGCTGTCCGCCTACATCAACCACTCGATCCGCAACGATTGCGCCTCCATCTGGATCGCCCAGGCCGAGGGCCGGGCCAAGGACGGTGATGACCGCACCGAGTCGGCGATCTTGAAGATGTTCCACATGAGCCGCAAGGACGAGCCGTTCGGCGAAGTCATCCGCTCGCTCAACGTCAGCCCGGTGTCGATCAGCTACGAATACGACCCGTGCGACCAGGCCAAGGCCCGCGAGTTGTTCATCCGCGCCACCACCGGCAGCTACACCAAAGTCCCGGGCGAGGACGACGTCAGCATCGCCAAGGGCATCACCGGCTACAAGGGCCGGGTGCACGTGAACTTCGCCGCGCCGATCACCGAACTGTTCGACGACACCAAGCAATTGGCGATCGAAATAGACCGGCAGATTCTCGGCGGCTACCGGTTATTCCCGGTGCATTACCTGGCTTACGCGCAGTGGAAAGACGCTGACCCGCAATTGCAGGTGCCAAAAGCTGCCGAGGTGTTTGCGGCCGACGAACTGGCCAAGGCCCAGGAAGAATGGCAACGCCGACTGGAAGCCTGCCCTGAGGAACATCGGCCGTATCTGGTGCTGCAATATGCGACGCCGGTGCGTAATCAGTATCGGGTCAAGGCTGGTTTGCCGCTGTAA
- the dauA gene encoding C4-dicarboxylic acid transporter DauA — MTFSVPPLFAAWRQTWRAGYTLRRLRGDISAGVTVGIIAIPLAMALAIAVGVPPQQGLYTVLIAAPLIALTGGSRFNVSGPTAAFVVILLPITQQYGLGGLLLCTMLAGVILIALGLIRAGRLIQYIPYPVTLGFTAGIGIVIATLQLKDLLGLTTAGQAEHYIEQLGVLILALPSARLGDGIIGLTCLAVLIVWPRWVPRIPGHLVALTIGALLGVALEHGGLAVATLGERFSYMVDGVSHPGIPPFLPSFDWPWNLPGPDGQPLHLSYDLIRQLLAPAFAIAMLGAIESLLCAVVADGMTGSKHDPNAELLGQGLGNLIAPLFGGITATAAIARSATNVRSGAFSPLAAIIHSAVVLMAILVLAPLFSYLPMAALAALLVMVAWNMSEARHVLHTLRIAPRSDVLVLLTCLSLTVLFDMVMAVAVGLLLAAGLFIKRMSDLTDTAELPRGFHQALQDMPEHVRCYAIRGPLFFGAAEKALGVLRKFNPEVKVVIVEMSAVPMLDMTALAAFDNILRDYRKDGIGLILVATAPRVRLKLRRAGIHREQRQLAYVNNLEQARRKSERWLAEEN; from the coding sequence ATGACGTTCTCCGTCCCCCCGTTGTTTGCGGCCTGGCGTCAGACCTGGCGCGCCGGCTACACCCTCAGGCGCTTACGCGGCGACATCAGTGCCGGGGTGACGGTAGGGATTATCGCCATCCCGTTGGCCATGGCCCTGGCGATTGCCGTAGGTGTACCGCCCCAGCAAGGGTTGTATACGGTACTGATCGCTGCGCCCCTGATCGCCCTGACGGGAGGTTCACGTTTCAATGTCAGTGGGCCGACCGCCGCGTTCGTGGTCATTCTGTTGCCCATCACCCAACAATATGGCCTGGGCGGCCTGCTGCTTTGCACCATGCTTGCCGGCGTCATTCTCATTGCCTTGGGGCTGATTCGAGCCGGGCGGTTGATTCAGTACATTCCGTACCCGGTCACCCTGGGCTTTACCGCCGGGATCGGCATTGTCATTGCCACCCTGCAATTGAAGGATTTGCTGGGCCTGACCACCGCCGGCCAGGCAGAACACTACATCGAACAACTGGGCGTATTGATTCTGGCGTTGCCCAGCGCCCGACTAGGGGACGGGATCATCGGCCTCACATGCCTGGCCGTTCTGATTGTCTGGCCACGGTGGGTGCCGAGGATTCCGGGGCATCTGGTGGCGCTGACAATCGGCGCGCTCCTGGGGGTGGCGCTGGAGCACGGCGGGCTGGCGGTGGCGACATTGGGTGAGCGATTCAGCTATATGGTCGACGGCGTCAGCCATCCCGGCATTCCGCCGTTCCTGCCAAGCTTCGATTGGCCTTGGAATCTACCCGGCCCCGACGGCCAGCCGCTGCACCTGTCTTACGATTTGATCCGTCAGTTACTGGCGCCCGCGTTCGCCATTGCCATGCTCGGCGCCATCGAATCCTTGTTGTGTGCGGTGGTGGCGGATGGCATGACCGGCAGCAAACACGACCCCAACGCAGAACTGCTGGGCCAGGGCCTGGGCAACCTGATCGCACCGTTGTTCGGTGGCATTACCGCCACGGCGGCCATTGCCCGAAGTGCCACCAACGTGCGCAGCGGCGCCTTTTCGCCACTGGCCGCCATTATTCATAGCGCCGTGGTGCTGATGGCAATTCTCGTCCTGGCACCGCTTTTCAGCTACTTGCCGATGGCGGCACTGGCCGCGTTGCTGGTCATGGTGGCGTGGAACATGAGCGAGGCCCGACACGTGCTCCATACCTTGCGTATCGCGCCTCGCAGCGATGTGCTGGTCTTGCTGACCTGCCTGAGCCTGACAGTGTTGTTCGACATGGTGATGGCCGTCGCCGTCGGCCTGCTGCTGGCCGCCGGGTTATTTATCAAGCGCATGAGCGATCTCACCGACACCGCCGAACTGCCTCGCGGCTTCCATCAAGCCTTGCAGGACATGCCGGAGCACGTTCGCTGCTACGCGATACGCGGGCCGCTGTTCTTCGGCGCAGCTGAAAAAGCGCTGGGGGTGCTACGTAAATTCAACCCGGAGGTCAAAGTGGTGATCGTCGAGATGAGCGCCGTGCCGATGCTGGACATGACGGCGCTGGCCGCCTTCGACAATATCCTGAGGGATTACCGCAAGGACGGCATCGGCCTGATTCTGGTGGCGACCGCTCCACGGGTGCGCCTGAAGCTCAGGCGCGCGGGCATCCATCGGGAACAGCGTCAGCTGGCCTACGTGAACAACCTGGAACAGGCCCGTCGCAAAAGCGAACGCTGGCTGGCCGAGGAAAATTGA
- the mqo gene encoding malate dehydrogenase (quinone), giving the protein MAHNEAVDVVLVGAGIMSATLAVLLKELDPAIKLEVVELMDSGAAESSNPWNNAGTGHAGLCELNYTPQAADGSVDIKKAVHINTQFEVSKQFWSYLTKKGTFGSCKTFISPVPHLSFVQGNDGVSFLKERFKTLSKHHAFSDMEYTEDKATMADWMPLMMPGRPADEVVAATRVMNGTDVNFGALTNQLLKHLTSAPDAQVKYCKRVTGLKRNGSGWTVSIKDVNSGNTREVDAKFVFLGAGGAALPLLQASGIEESKGFGGFPISGQWLRCDNPEVVKHHQAKVYSQAAVGSPPMSVPHLDTRVVDGKKSLLFGPYAGFTTKFLKHGSFMDLPMSVRAGNIGPMLAVAKNNMDLTKYLVSEVMQSMEQRLDSLRRFYPEAKAEDWRLEVAGQRVQIIKKDPKKGGVLQFGTELVAAKDGSLAALLGASPGASVTVSIMLELIEKCFPNKASGEWAAKLAEIFPAREKVLETDAALYRKINAHNNVALELVEASNETESYA; this is encoded by the coding sequence ATGGCGCATAACGAAGCAGTCGACGTAGTACTGGTTGGGGCCGGCATCATGAGTGCCACCCTTGCCGTACTGCTCAAAGAACTCGACCCCGCGATCAAGCTGGAAGTCGTCGAGCTGATGGATTCCGGTGCTGCGGAGAGTTCCAACCCATGGAACAACGCCGGTACCGGTCACGCCGGGCTGTGTGAGCTCAATTACACGCCGCAAGCGGCCGACGGCAGCGTCGACATCAAGAAAGCCGTGCACATCAACACTCAGTTTGAAGTGTCGAAGCAGTTCTGGTCCTACCTGACCAAAAAAGGCACGTTCGGCTCCTGCAAGACGTTCATCAGCCCGGTGCCGCACCTCAGCTTCGTGCAGGGCAATGATGGCGTTTCCTTCCTCAAGGAACGCTTCAAGACCCTGAGTAAGCACCACGCCTTCTCGGACATGGAATACACCGAAGACAAGGCCACCATGGCCGACTGGATGCCGTTGATGATGCCGGGCCGGCCAGCCGACGAAGTCGTCGCAGCCACCCGCGTAATGAACGGCACCGACGTCAACTTCGGCGCCCTGACCAATCAATTGCTCAAGCACCTGACCAGCGCACCCGATGCCCAGGTCAAGTACTGCAAGCGCGTGACGGGCCTCAAGCGTAACGGCAGCGGCTGGACCGTCAGCATCAAGGACGTCAACAGCGGCAACACCCGTGAAGTCGACGCCAAATTCGTCTTCCTCGGTGCGGGCGGCGCGGCACTGCCGCTGTTGCAGGCCTCGGGCATCGAAGAAAGCAAAGGCTTCGGCGGCTTCCCGATCAGTGGCCAGTGGCTGCGTTGCGACAATCCGGAAGTGGTCAAGCATCACCAGGCCAAGGTCTACAGCCAGGCTGCGGTGGGTTCTCCACCGATGTCGGTGCCGCACCTGGATACCCGCGTGGTCGATGGCAAGAAGTCCCTGCTGTTCGGACCTTATGCCGGTTTCACCACCAAGTTCCTCAAGCATGGCTCCTTCATGGACCTGCCGATGTCGGTTCGCGCCGGCAACATCGGCCCGATGCTGGCCGTGGCGAAAAACAACATGGACCTGACCAAGTACCTGGTCAGCGAAGTGATGCAGTCGATGGAGCAGCGTCTGGACTCCCTGCGTCGCTTTTACCCTGAGGCGAAAGCCGAAGACTGGCGCCTGGAAGTGGCCGGCCAACGGGTGCAGATCATCAAGAAGGATCCGAAAAAAGGCGGCGTTCTGCAGTTCGGTACCGAACTGGTCGCGGCCAAGGACGGTTCCCTTGCCGCCCTGCTCGGCGCCTCCCCAGGCGCTTCGGTGACTGTTTCGATCATGCTTGAGCTGATTGAAAAATGCTTCCCGAACAAGGCATCCGGCGAATGGGCTGCCAAACTGGCGGAAATCTTCCCGGCCCGGGAAAAAGTTCTGGAAACCGACGCTGCGCTGTATCGCAAGATCAATGCGCACAACAACGTCGCCCTGGAACTGGTTGAAGCCAGTAACGAGACCGAAAGCTACGCTTGA
- a CDS encoding hypoxanthine-guanine phosphoribosyltransferase gives MSADLEHIRQIMREADCLYTEAEVEAAIARVGAHINEQLADTNPVVFCVMNGGLIFAGKLLTHLHFPLEASYLHATRYRNETSGGDLFWKAKPEVSFLDRDVLIIDDILDEGHTLGAIIDYCKHAGARKVHTAVLIDKDHDRKARPDLKADFVGLPCIDRYIFGYGMDYKGYWRNANGIFAVKGM, from the coding sequence ATGTCCGCTGATCTCGAGCATATCCGTCAAATCATGCGAGAGGCTGACTGCCTGTACACCGAAGCTGAAGTCGAGGCGGCCATCGCCCGCGTCGGTGCACACATCAATGAACAGCTGGCTGACACTAACCCGGTGGTGTTCTGCGTGATGAACGGCGGCCTGATTTTCGCCGGCAAGCTGCTCACCCATCTGCACTTCCCGCTGGAAGCGTCCTACCTGCACGCCACCCGTTATCGCAACGAAACCAGCGGCGGCGACCTGTTCTGGAAAGCCAAGCCGGAAGTTTCGTTCCTCGACCGCGACGTGCTGATCATCGACGACATCCTCGATGAAGGTCACACCCTGGGCGCGATCATCGATTACTGCAAACACGCTGGCGCGCGCAAAGTGCACACCGCCGTGCTGATCGACAAGGACCACGACCGCAAGGCTCGCCCGGACCTGAAAGCCGATTTCGTCGGCCTGCCGTGCATCGACCGTTACATCTTCGGTTACGGCATGGACTACAAAGGTTACTGGCGTAACGCCAACGGGATTTTTGCTGTTAAAGGAATGTAA
- a CDS encoding PA4642 family protein: MRKDKKQVIGDEIGDEQIKLFLDFEPVDATSPSLHKLIKAYRGLRIDDFERFLTFFVAAGLDLDGKDEHGNDFVALIKDQRNAAEYIELIAKARG, from the coding sequence ATGCGTAAAGATAAGAAACAAGTGATTGGTGACGAGATCGGCGATGAGCAGATCAAGTTGTTTCTCGATTTCGAACCGGTCGACGCCACTTCGCCGTCCCTGCATAAGCTGATCAAGGCCTACCGTGGCCTGCGCATCGATGACTTCGAGCGTTTTCTGACATTCTTCGTCGCAGCCGGCCTGGACCTGGATGGCAAGGATGAGCACGGCAATGACTTCGTCGCCCTGATCAAGGATCAGCGCAATGCCGCCGAGTACATCGAGTTGATTGCCAAGGCGCGCGGCTGA
- a CDS encoding SOS response-associated peptidase, giving the protein MCGRYALFRWNPAFAALPGFPADQQAQWNISPNDSVLMLRAGADAQRELARARWGLTPPWLTDLSRTPAHARAETVAEQPMFRQALRERRCLLPANGFYEWRGTTRKRPYWLTPGEGSTLFFAAIWEAYPVQEQVWLSTAVITQPAASQRRPLILDEAGQAAWLDPETPLHVLQGLLASEPAALRERVLANLVNDPKLNGPECLTPG; this is encoded by the coding sequence ATGTGTGGACGTTATGCCCTGTTTCGCTGGAACCCCGCCTTCGCGGCCCTGCCTGGCTTCCCTGCCGATCAGCAGGCCCAGTGGAATATTTCCCCCAATGATTCGGTGCTGATGCTGCGTGCCGGCGCAGACGCTCAGCGTGAGTTGGCGCGGGCGCGTTGGGGGCTGACGCCGCCGTGGCTGACCGATCTTTCCCGCACCCCGGCCCATGCCCGGGCCGAAACCGTCGCTGAACAACCGATGTTTCGCCAGGCCTTGCGCGAACGCCGTTGCCTGCTGCCGGCCAACGGTTTCTACGAATGGCGTGGCACGACCCGCAAGCGCCCGTATTGGCTGACGCCGGGAGAAGGCTCGACCTTGTTTTTTGCGGCGATCTGGGAAGCGTATCCGGTGCAGGAGCAAGTGTGGCTGAGCACGGCGGTGATCACCCAGCCGGCCGCGAGTCAGCGTCGGCCGTTGATTCTGGATGAGGCAGGGCAGGCGGCGTGGCTTGATCCAGAGACGCCGCTGCATGTATTGCAAGGGTTGCTGGCCAGTGAACCCGCGGCGTTGCGCGAGCGGGTATTGGCAAATCTGGTGAATGATCCGAAGCTGAATGGGCCGGAGTGTCTGACCCCTGGTTAA
- a CDS encoding methyl-accepting chemotaxis protein has protein sequence MITQVVTSVQSVSDSSEHTADIAIRTNIGVQKQMAEIDQVATAVHEMTATAQDVARNATQAAQAASHADQAAAQGMQIVRDTSNSIGVLAIEIGKAVGVVQTLAKDSENINAILTAIRGIAEQTNLLALNAAIEAARAGEQGRGFAVVADEVRNLAQKTQKATEEIQTMIQQLQQGTRDVVRVMEDSQNRTDESVQHAAKAAEALETITQAVSVINDMNTQIASAAEEQSAVADDINRNVINIGQVANEVAGGADESSAASADLTKLAEQQRRLINQFKV, from the coding sequence ATGATCACCCAGGTCGTGACCTCGGTGCAGAGCGTCAGCGATTCATCGGAACACACCGCCGACATTGCCATCCGCACCAACATCGGTGTGCAGAAGCAAATGGCCGAGATCGATCAAGTGGCGACGGCGGTGCATGAAATGACGGCCACCGCCCAAGACGTGGCACGCAACGCCACCCAGGCCGCGCAAGCCGCCAGCCATGCCGATCAGGCAGCGGCCCAGGGCATGCAAATTGTCCGGGATACGTCGAATTCGATTGGCGTCCTGGCAATTGAAATCGGCAAGGCTGTGGGCGTGGTGCAAACCCTGGCCAAGGACAGCGAGAACATCAACGCGATCCTGACCGCCATTCGCGGGATCGCTGAACAAACCAATCTGCTGGCCTTGAATGCCGCCATTGAAGCGGCACGCGCGGGCGAACAGGGCCGCGGTTTTGCGGTGGTGGCCGATGAAGTGCGCAACCTGGCGCAGAAGACTCAGAAAGCCACTGAAGAAATCCAGACCATGATCCAGCAACTGCAACAAGGCACCCGCGATGTAGTGCGGGTCATGGAGGACAGCCAGAACCGCACAGACGAAAGCGTGCAACATGCGGCGAAAGCGGCCGAGGCCCTGGAGACCATTACTCAGGCGGTGTCGGTGATCAATGACATGAACACCCAGATTGCCAGTGCGGCCGAAGAGCAGAGCGCGGTGGCGGATGACATCAACCGTAACGTGATCAACATCGGGCAAGTGGCCAATGAAGTGGCCGGCGGGGCGGATGAGTCCAGTGCGGCGAGTGCGGATCTGACCAAGTTGGCTGAGCAGCAGCGGCGGTTGATCAATCAGTTCAAGGTTTAA
- a CDS encoding TMEM165/GDT1 family protein translates to MLDSLLVPTAIVALAEIGDKTQLLALILAARFRKPWPIIAGIVAATLANHAAAGAVGAWFGSFFSNAVLHWILAASFAATALWTLVPDKMDDDEASTARKFGPFLTTLIAFFLAEMGDKTQVATVMLAAQYPDLWLVIIGTTAGMLIANVPVVLAGNFAADKLPLTLIRRLAASAFFVLAIVAVYKAMQSSGWV, encoded by the coding sequence ATGCTGGACTCTCTGCTCGTTCCCACCGCAATCGTTGCCTTGGCCGAAATCGGCGACAAGACGCAACTGCTCGCGCTCATTCTCGCTGCCCGCTTTCGCAAACCCTGGCCGATCATCGCCGGCATCGTCGCCGCGACCCTGGCCAACCATGCGGCGGCCGGTGCGGTCGGTGCCTGGTTCGGCAGTTTCTTCTCGAATGCGGTGTTGCACTGGATCCTGGCGGCGAGCTTCGCCGCGACCGCACTGTGGACCCTGGTGCCGGACAAGATGGACGACGATGAAGCCAGCACCGCCCGCAAGTTCGGGCCGTTCCTGACCACGCTGATCGCGTTTTTCCTGGCAGAAATGGGCGACAAAACCCAGGTCGCCACGGTGATGCTCGCCGCGCAATACCCGGATTTGTGGCTGGTGATCATCGGCACCACCGCCGGGATGTTGATTGCCAACGTGCCGGTGGTATTGGCGGGTAACTTTGCGGCGGATAAATTGCCGCTCACCCTGATCCGTCGCCTGGCGGCGTCGGCGTTCTTTGTCCTGGCGATTGTGGCGGTGTACAAGGCGATGCAGAGCAGCGGGTGGGTTTGA